Proteins found in one Cobetia sp. L2A1 genomic segment:
- the lysS gene encoding lysine--tRNA ligase — MSTEQTPAVDEQQATEQAQEENHLIAERRAKLGLRREQAAAEGKSAFPNDFRRDSLAADLLVELGEKDKAELETLDRKAAVAGRIMRKRGPFIVLQEVSGQIQLYVDKKGLPEALLDDIKSWDIGDIVGASGPVHKSGKGDLYVMIESAQLMTKNLRPLPDKFHGLSDQEIRYRQRYVDLIMNEQSRRTFALRAGIVASIRRFLSDRGFMEVETPMLQQIPGGATARPFITHHNALDMQMYLRIAPELYLKRLVVGGFERVFEINRNFRNEGLSTRHNPEFTMLEFYWAYADYRDLISLTEDMIRTAAQEVLGTMQITCQGSEYDLSQPFIQMTMRESIIKYSDGISDDDLATLEAARATAERLGIQVKPIWGLGKLETEIFEEVAEHRLDQPTFITEYPAEVSPLARRNDHNPHVTDRFEFFVGGREIANGFSELNDAEDQAERFQAQVAEKDAGDDEAMFYDADYVRALEYGMPPTAGEGIGIDRLVMLLTDSASIRDVLLFPAMRPQQD; from the coding sequence ATGTCGACAGAGCAGACCCCCGCCGTTGATGAGCAGCAGGCCACCGAACAGGCCCAGGAAGAAAACCACCTGATTGCCGAGCGTCGCGCCAAACTTGGCCTTCGTCGCGAGCAGGCTGCTGCCGAAGGCAAGAGCGCCTTCCCCAATGATTTTCGCCGTGACAGCCTCGCCGCTGATCTATTGGTCGAGCTTGGCGAGAAAGACAAGGCCGAGCTCGAGACCCTCGATCGCAAGGCGGCCGTCGCTGGCCGTATCATGCGTAAACGTGGCCCGTTCATCGTGCTGCAGGAAGTCTCCGGCCAGATTCAGCTCTACGTCGACAAGAAAGGTCTACCGGAAGCGTTGCTCGACGATATCAAGAGCTGGGACATCGGTGACATCGTAGGTGCCAGCGGTCCGGTGCATAAATCCGGCAAGGGCGATCTGTATGTCATGATCGAAAGCGCCCAGCTGATGACCAAGAACCTGCGTCCGCTGCCGGACAAGTTCCACGGTCTGTCCGATCAGGAAATTCGCTATCGTCAGCGTTATGTCGACCTGATCATGAACGAGCAGTCGCGTCGCACCTTCGCGCTGCGTGCCGGTATCGTCGCCTCCATCCGTCGCTTCCTCAGCGACCGTGGCTTCATGGAAGTCGAGACGCCGATGCTGCAGCAGATTCCGGGTGGTGCGACGGCGCGTCCGTTCATCACGCATCACAATGCGCTGGATATGCAGATGTATCTGCGTATCGCGCCGGAGCTGTACCTCAAGCGTCTGGTGGTGGGTGGCTTCGAGCGTGTGTTCGAGATTAACCGCAATTTCCGCAATGAAGGGCTGTCCACACGACACAATCCCGAATTCACCATGCTGGAGTTCTACTGGGCGTACGCGGACTACCGTGACCTGATTTCCCTCACCGAGGACATGATTCGCACGGCGGCACAGGAAGTGCTCGGTACCATGCAGATTACCTGTCAGGGCAGCGAGTACGACCTTAGCCAACCCTTCATTCAGATGACCATGCGTGAGTCGATCATCAAGTACAGTGATGGCATCAGCGATGATGATCTGGCTACGCTCGAGGCAGCGCGCGCCACGGCCGAGCGTCTGGGTATTCAGGTCAAGCCGATCTGGGGGCTGGGCAAGCTCGAGACCGAGATATTTGAGGAAGTCGCCGAGCACCGTCTCGACCAGCCGACCTTCATCACTGAATATCCGGCCGAAGTCAGTCCGTTGGCGCGTCGTAATGACCACAACCCGCACGTCACTGACCGTTTTGAGTTCTTCGTCGGTGGTCGTGAGATCGCCAATGGCTTCTCGGAGCTCAACGACGCAGAAGACCAGGCGGAACGCTTCCAGGCGCAGGTTGCTGAGAAGGATGCTGGTGATGACGAAGCCATGTTCTACGATGCTGATTACGTGCGCGCGCTGGAATACGGCATGCCACCGACAGCTGGCGAAGGCATCGGCATTGATCGTCTGGTGATGCTGCTGACGGATAGTGCCTCTATTCGTGACGTACTGTTGTTCCCGGCGATGCGTCCGCAGCAGGACTAA
- the ftsY gene encoding signal recognition particle-docking protein FtsY, producing the protein MAAEQAARAEADRIAAEQAARAEADRIAVEQAAKAEAERVAAEKAAETQAQAIATEVAAAARVEDARVAARQEEERIAEARAAAEFAAIEEEERAALEQARQEAEVRAAESSRTAEGSRTAEGSVLSIHEEQDADTSASASEDERDTARDGREKPRRGFFARIKAGLGKTRANLTEGVASLFLGKKQIDDELMEDLETQLLMADVGIEATTEIIDNLTARISRKELKEPQALYEALQEELRVMLAPVARDIELPPKGSGPFVILMIGVNGVGKTTTIGKLAKRYQSQGRSVMLAAGDTFRAAAVEQLKVWGERNKVPVIAQHTGADSASVIYDALEAAKARNIDILIADTAGRLHNKSHLMEELKKVQRVMAKLDAAAPHEVMLVLDAGTGQNALAQASTFHEAVNITGLTLTKLDGTAKGGIIFALAKQLNLPIRYIGVGEGVDDLRPFAADDFVNALFARSGEEVDEEQREA; encoded by the coding sequence ATCGCTGCCGAACAGGCTGCCAGGGCTGAAGCAGATCGCATCGCTGCCGAGCAGGCTGCCAGGGCTGAAGCAGATCGCATCGCTGTCGAGCAGGCCGCCAAGGCTGAAGCAGAAAGAGTTGCGGCTGAAAAGGCAGCCGAGACCCAAGCACAAGCCATTGCGACAGAAGTCGCTGCAGCCGCACGTGTAGAAGACGCTCGGGTTGCCGCACGACAGGAAGAAGAGCGCATTGCTGAAGCGCGTGCTGCAGCCGAGTTTGCGGCCATCGAGGAAGAAGAGAGGGCGGCGCTAGAACAGGCCCGTCAGGAAGCGGAAGTGCGTGCTGCTGAAAGCTCTCGTACCGCTGAAGGCTCTCGTACCGCTGAAGGCTCCGTCCTCTCTATCCACGAGGAGCAGGACGCTGATACATCGGCCAGCGCCTCGGAAGATGAGCGGGATACTGCTCGCGATGGCCGCGAGAAGCCGCGCCGTGGTTTCTTCGCTCGCATCAAGGCAGGGCTTGGCAAGACGCGCGCCAATCTTACCGAGGGTGTCGCGAGCCTCTTCCTTGGCAAGAAGCAGATTGACGATGAGCTGATGGAGGATCTCGAGACGCAACTGCTGATGGCAGATGTGGGCATTGAGGCAACTACCGAGATCATCGACAACCTGACGGCCCGTATCTCCCGCAAGGAGTTGAAGGAGCCGCAGGCACTTTATGAGGCATTGCAGGAAGAACTGCGTGTGATGCTGGCTCCCGTCGCGCGTGATATCGAGCTACCGCCCAAGGGCAGTGGTCCCTTCGTGATCCTGATGATTGGTGTCAATGGTGTCGGCAAGACCACCACCATCGGCAAGCTGGCCAAGCGTTATCAGAGTCAGGGGCGTAGCGTGATGCTGGCGGCGGGCGACACCTTCCGTGCTGCCGCGGTCGAGCAGCTCAAGGTCTGGGGTGAGCGTAACAAGGTACCGGTCATCGCTCAGCACACGGGGGCGGATAGTGCTTCTGTCATCTATGACGCACTGGAAGCCGCCAAGGCACGTAATATCGATATCCTGATTGCCGATACTGCGGGTCGTCTGCACAACAAGAGCCATCTGATGGAAGAGCTCAAGAAGGTACAGCGCGTGATGGCCAAGCTGGACGCTGCTGCACCGCATGAAGTGATGCTGGTATTGGATGCGGGTACCGGTCAGAACGCACTGGCGCAAGCGTCTACCTTCCATGAGGCCGTAAACATTACTGGCCTGACGCTGACCAAGCTCGACGGTACTGCAAAGGGTGGCATCATCTTTGCGCTGGCCAAGCAGCTCAATCTGCCGATTCGTTACATCGGTGTCGGTGAAGGAGTGGATGATCTGCGCCCCTTCGCCGCCGATGATTTCGTCAACGCACTGTTTGCCCGTAGCGGGGAAGAGGTCGACGAGGAGCAGCGCGAGGCATGA
- the prfB gene encoding peptide chain release factor 2 (programmed frameshift), whose translation MQEINPITNLIKDLSERAEVLRGYLDYADKQDRLEEVSRELENPDVWNDPEYAQKLGKERASLELVVKTLDDMSNGLTDCSDLLEMAVEEDDEGTVDEVVRELNHLKASLEKLEFRRMFSGEMDANNAYLDIQSGSGGTEAQDWANILLRMYLRWAEHHGFKTEIVEASAGEVAGIKSATIHVEGDYAFGWLRTELGVHRLVRKSPFDSGGRRHTSFASVFVSPEIDDNIEIDINPADLRTDTYRSSGAGGQHVNTTDSAVRITHVPTGIVAACQTERSQHSNRDRAMKMLKARIYEAEMQKRNAAKQELEDSKSDIGWGSQIRSYVLDDQRIKDLRTSVQSSNCDKVLDGDLDDFIVASLKMGL comes from the exons ATGCAAGAGATCAATCCGATTACCAACCTCATCAAGGACCTGTCCGAAAGGGCAGAAGTCCTGAGGGGGTATCTT GACTATGCCGACAAGCAGGATCGGCTAGAGGAAGTCTCCCGCGAGCTCGAGAATCCGGACGTCTGGAATGACCCGGAATACGCTCAGAAGCTTGGCAAGGAACGCGCGTCGCTGGAGCTGGTCGTCAAGACCCTCGATGACATGAGCAACGGTCTGACCGATTGCAGCGACTTGCTGGAAATGGCCGTCGAGGAAGACGACGAAGGTACCGTGGATGAAGTCGTCCGCGAACTCAATCACCTCAAGGCTAGCCTTGAGAAGCTCGAGTTCCGCCGGATGTTCTCCGGTGAGATGGATGCCAACAACGCCTATCTCGACATCCAGTCAGGTTCCGGCGGAACGGAGGCGCAGGATTGGGCCAATATCCTGCTGCGCATGTATCTTCGTTGGGCTGAGCATCACGGCTTCAAGACCGAGATCGTCGAGGCGAGTGCCGGTGAAGTCGCGGGTATCAAGTCCGCGACCATCCATGTCGAAGGTGATTACGCCTTTGGCTGGTTGCGCACCGAGCTTGGCGTACATCGTCTGGTCCGCAAGAGTCCTTTCGACTCAGGCGGCCGTCGTCACACCTCGTTCGCATCCGTGTTCGTGTCGCCGGAAATCGATGACAACATCGAGATAGACATCAATCCGGCTGATCTGCGCACCGATACCTATCGTTCCTCGGGTGCAGGTGGTCAGCACGTCAACACCACCGACTCGGCGGTACGTATCACCCACGTCCCCACGGGCATCGTGGCGGCCTGCCAGACCGAGCGTAGCCAGCATTCCAATCGTGATCGTGCCATGAAGATGTTGAAGGCGCGTATCTACGAAGCCGAGATGCAAAAGCGCAACGCGGCCAAGCAGGAACTCGAGGACTCCAAGTCTGATATCGGCTGGGGCAGCCAGATTCGCTCCTATGTCCTAGATGACCAGCGTATCAAGGACCTGCGAACCAGCGTCCAGTCGAGCAACTGTGACAAGGTGCTCGATGGCGATCTTGATGATTTCATCGTCGCCAGCCTCAAGATGGGGCTCTAA
- the rsmD gene encoding 16S rRNA (guanine(966)-N(2))-methyltransferase RsmD, which translates to MNKRASSQGPARGKSSATSRSGEHRGQRGQTTGGAGRLRIIGGRFKRRLLTVIDAPGLRPTPDRVRETLYNWLGAHVADARVLDLFAGSGALGLEALSREAAHVTFVERENRVARALQANIDTLAGDTTLPASVSSAEVMHWLETVQPPQGGMDLVLLDPPFRLDLAASSCALLEARHWLSDDAMIYLEVESGLEPTVPANWQLHRESRAGDSHGRLYQRYPPA; encoded by the coding sequence ATGAATAAACGCGCATCTTCCCAAGGCCCCGCTCGGGGCAAATCCTCAGCGACCTCACGTAGCGGCGAGCATCGTGGTCAGCGGGGTCAGACGACCGGTGGTGCCGGGCGCCTACGCATCATCGGCGGGCGCTTCAAGCGTCGACTGTTGACCGTGATCGATGCGCCGGGGCTGCGCCCGACGCCGGACCGTGTTCGCGAGACACTATATAACTGGCTCGGCGCGCATGTCGCAGACGCTCGCGTGCTCGATCTGTTTGCAGGAAGTGGCGCTCTGGGGCTTGAAGCATTGTCCCGCGAAGCAGCACATGTCACCTTCGTCGAGCGCGAGAACCGTGTGGCACGTGCACTCCAGGCGAATATCGACACACTGGCCGGCGATACAACACTGCCCGCCAGTGTATCGAGCGCAGAGGTGATGCATTGGCTTGAGACAGTCCAGCCACCACAAGGAGGCATGGACCTGGTACTGCTCGACCCGCCCTTCCGTCTCGATCTCGCGGCATCCAGCTGCGCCTTGCTAGAAGCTCGGCACTGGCTCAGCGATGACGCCATGATCTATCTGGAAGTCGAGTCAGGCCTCGAGCCAACTGTACCCGCCAACTGGCAATTGCATCGTGAAAGCCGTGCCGGCGATAGCCATGGGCGCCTATATCAGCGCTATCCGCCAGCCTGA
- the ftsX gene encoding permease-like cell division protein FtsX — translation MSSTRPPSRPRKSLPESTDTDDAAERRARKGARSSRVSIESRYRSWLRHHSAMARDSARRLLVTPIASLLTMLAIAIALTLPAALWLALDSARLLDNELNDSAQLTLYLKTSVGERQALDLADRLRDEQGIGGVRLITAAEGMEEFAQALDLKRSLSLLDNNPLPASIMITPIDTTPESVRQLASRLEHEPGIESARLDLAWLERLRQLGELGQKVTLGLAVLFGLGVLLVVGNTIRLSVESRRQEIEVVTLIGATHAFVRRPFLYSGAWYGLGGGLLACGILALGGNWLVAPVSALVQSYGGHYMLPSLGAAGSASLLFSSTMLGWIGAWFAVGRHLASISPR, via the coding sequence ATGAGCTCCACTCGTCCCCCATCGCGGCCTCGCAAGTCGCTCCCTGAATCGACTGATACCGACGATGCTGCCGAGCGTCGCGCGCGTAAGGGTGCGCGTTCCAGTCGTGTCTCCATCGAAAGCCGTTATCGCAGTTGGTTACGTCATCACAGTGCCATGGCACGTGATAGCGCTCGCCGACTGTTGGTTACGCCGATTGCCAGTTTGCTGACCATGCTGGCGATCGCGATCGCACTGACGTTGCCGGCAGCGTTGTGGCTGGCGCTGGATAGTGCGCGATTGCTGGACAATGAGCTTAATGATAGTGCCCAGCTCACGTTGTATCTCAAGACGTCTGTCGGTGAGCGTCAGGCGCTGGATCTGGCAGATAGGTTACGAGATGAGCAAGGCATCGGCGGTGTACGTCTGATCACTGCGGCTGAAGGTATGGAAGAGTTTGCCCAGGCACTGGATCTCAAGCGTTCCTTGAGTCTGCTGGATAATAATCCACTCCCTGCCAGCATCATGATTACGCCGATCGATACGACACCTGAGTCCGTACGCCAGCTCGCCAGTCGACTTGAGCACGAGCCGGGCATCGAGAGTGCGCGACTCGATCTGGCCTGGTTGGAGCGTTTACGCCAACTAGGTGAGCTGGGTCAAAAAGTGACGCTGGGATTGGCAGTATTATTTGGGCTTGGCGTTCTGCTAGTGGTGGGCAATACCATTCGCCTATCCGTAGAGAGCCGCCGACAGGAAATTGAAGTGGTGACACTGATTGGAGCGACGCACGCCTTTGTGCGACGGCCATTCTTGTACAGCGGTGCTTGGTACGGGCTGGGGGGAGGATTGCTGGCTTGTGGCATTCTGGCACTGGGCGGCAACTGGCTAGTCGCTCCGGTCTCTGCTCTTGTACAAAGCTATGGTGGCCACTATATGTTGCCTTCACTGGGGGCAGCGGGCAGTGCCTCGTTACTGTTTTCGAGTACAATGCTGGGTTGGATCGGTGCCTGGTTTGCGGTGGGGCGTCATCTCGCCAGCATATCTCCGCGCTGA
- the zapB gene encoding cell division protein ZapB: MSTELFTQLEQKVGQAIDTIEMLKMEVDELKEENQRLSEAKNGQGEELEQLRQANTRLQEERDQWAGRLESLVARFSETETQDV, from the coding sequence ATGAGCACCGAACTCTTTACCCAACTTGAGCAGAAAGTCGGCCAGGCCATCGACACCATCGAAATGCTGAAGATGGAAGTTGATGAACTCAAGGAAGAGAACCAGCGTCTGAGCGAGGCCAAGAATGGTCAGGGCGAAGAGCTTGAGCAACTACGTCAAGCCAACACTCGCTTGCAAGAGGAGCGTGATCAGTGGGCTGGCCGTCTGGAATCTCTGGTGGCACGTTTCAGTGAAACCGAAACCCAAGACGTCTGA
- a CDS encoding BolA family protein, with protein MSVQAEIESKLTTLDPLMVEVVNESHMHSVPANSETHFKVTLVSTRFEGLMPVKRHQLLYALLDEELAGPVHALALHLYTPQQWTARGGEIPDSPNCLGGSKSGGKH; from the coding sequence ATGAGCGTCCAGGCCGAGATCGAAAGCAAGCTCACGACGCTCGACCCGCTGATGGTCGAGGTCGTCAACGAGAGCCACATGCACAGTGTGCCGGCCAACTCCGAGACGCATTTCAAGGTCACCTTGGTCAGTACGCGCTTTGAGGGGCTGATGCCGGTAAAACGCCATCAGCTACTCTATGCATTGCTTGATGAAGAGTTGGCGGGTCCCGTTCATGCCTTGGCACTGCATTTGTATACCCCGCAGCAGTGGACGGCGCGTGGTGGCGAGATTCCTGATTCTCCCAACTGCCTGGGTGGAAGCAAGAGCGGTGGCAAGCACTGA
- the ftsE gene encoding cell division ATP-binding protein FtsE, with amino-acid sequence MIAFEHVGKRYGGRFDALAGLDFNVERGEMVFLTGHSGAGKSSLLKLIMLLERPSRGRIMVAGHDIGRLHASQVPYYRRQIGVVFQDHQLLSDRNIFHNVALPLMIQGFTPREQARRVRAALDKVGLLHREKALPIELSGGEQQRVGIARAVVNKPALLLADEPTGNLDPALSADIMRLFEDFNRIGTTVMIASHDLALIAGLHHRTLELSDGRLIADKDAR; translated from the coding sequence ATGATCGCATTCGAGCATGTAGGCAAGCGCTATGGTGGGCGTTTTGATGCACTGGCTGGGCTCGACTTCAACGTCGAGCGTGGTGAGATGGTCTTTCTTACCGGGCATTCCGGTGCAGGGAAAAGCTCTCTGCTCAAGCTGATCATGCTCCTTGAGCGGCCCTCGCGCGGACGAATCATGGTGGCCGGGCATGACATTGGCCGGCTGCATGCCTCTCAGGTACCGTATTACCGTCGCCAGATTGGCGTGGTCTTCCAGGACCATCAGCTGCTCAGTGATCGCAATATCTTTCATAACGTGGCTCTGCCACTCATGATCCAGGGCTTCACGCCACGCGAACAGGCGCGGCGCGTGCGTGCTGCGCTCGATAAGGTGGGCCTGCTTCATCGAGAAAAGGCACTGCCGATTGAACTGTCCGGTGGTGAGCAGCAACGAGTAGGCATTGCGCGGGCAGTGGTCAACAAGCCTGCGTTACTACTGGCTGATGAACCTACTGGCAACCTTGATCCGGCGTTATCTGCCGATATCATGCGCCTGTTCGAGGATTTTAATCGTATCGGCACTACGGTGATGATTGCCAGCCATGATCTGGCGCTGATTGCAGGCCTTCATCATCGTACGCTTGAACTCTCCGATGGCCGCCTGATTGCTGATAAGGATGCCCGATGA
- a CDS encoding peptide ABC transporter substrate-binding protein: MRQLHTDSPAMPPGFPLKRLVTSLLLAGSLVASSGVLADTLKLAIMGEPASLDPQQISGTWENDVVGDLFEGLITEAADGKRVPGAAESWKISDDGTTYTFALRKDGKWSDGQPVTADDFVFALQRIMTPENASDYAYILYPIKNAKAINTGKDKPASLGVRAVDDYTLEITLERPTPYFLDQLTHYTAYPLPRHVVEKYGKDWTDPGKMVSNGAFELTEWQPQTRIVAVKNPEFHDAKDVALDEVIYYPIEERNSALKRFRAGEIDIAREFPTQQYRWLKENLPEATHVAPYLGIYYYVLNSRDGHATADPRVREALNLSVRRQVITDKILGTGEVPAYSFVPTGVNHYDIQEMAFKDMSMDERMTKAKALMKEAGYGPDKPLELTLRYNTSEDHKKIAIAVAAMWKPLGVKVNLLNAEVAVHYEDMRQGKFDAGRAGWIGDYNDAQNFLNLLETGVPNNYGAYSNKALDADMSKAANTLDMDARESLMQDAERKALDDYAVLPIHYYVSRNLVNPKLQGWQDNIEDTHRSRWISFSE; encoded by the coding sequence ATGAGACAGCTGCACACCGATTCACCGGCGATGCCCCCCGGTTTTCCGCTCAAGCGTCTGGTCACCTCTCTGCTGCTGGCTGGTAGCCTTGTAGCCTCAAGCGGCGTACTCGCTGACACTCTCAAGCTGGCCATCATGGGCGAGCCCGCCTCACTGGACCCGCAGCAGATCTCGGGCACCTGGGAAAATGATGTGGTCGGCGATCTGTTTGAGGGCCTGATCACGGAAGCCGCCGATGGCAAGCGTGTTCCCGGCGCGGCCGAATCCTGGAAGATCTCTGACGACGGCACGACCTATACCTTCGCGCTGCGCAAGGACGGCAAGTGGTCGGATGGCCAGCCAGTGACCGCTGATGATTTCGTGTTTGCCCTCCAGCGCATCATGACGCCAGAGAACGCCTCGGATTACGCCTACATTCTCTATCCGATCAAGAATGCCAAGGCCATCAACACTGGCAAGGACAAGCCAGCGTCGCTGGGTGTGCGTGCCGTCGATGATTACACCCTCGAGATCACGCTTGAGCGCCCGACACCCTACTTCCTGGATCAGCTGACTCATTACACCGCCTACCCGCTGCCCAGACATGTGGTGGAGAAGTACGGCAAGGATTGGACTGACCCGGGCAAGATGGTCTCCAACGGTGCATTCGAGCTGACCGAGTGGCAGCCACAGACCCGCATCGTCGCGGTCAAGAATCCCGAATTCCATGATGCCAAGGATGTCGCACTCGATGAGGTGATCTACTACCCCATCGAGGAGCGTAACAGTGCCCTGAAGCGTTTCCGTGCCGGCGAGATCGACATCGCGCGCGAGTTCCCGACTCAGCAGTACCGCTGGCTGAAAGAGAACCTGCCGGAAGCGACTCACGTCGCGCCCTACCTGGGCATCTACTACTACGTTCTCAACTCACGCGATGGTCATGCCACTGCCGACCCACGCGTGCGCGAAGCGCTCAACCTGTCGGTACGCCGCCAGGTCATTACCGACAAGATTCTTGGCACCGGTGAAGTCCCCGCCTACAGCTTTGTGCCAACAGGGGTGAATCACTACGACATCCAGGAGATGGCCTTCAAGGACATGTCGATGGATGAGCGCATGACGAAAGCCAAGGCGCTGATGAAAGAGGCCGGCTATGGCCCAGACAAACCACTGGAACTGACCCTGCGTTACAACACCAGCGAAGACCACAAGAAGATCGCCATCGCGGTCGCCGCCATGTGGAAGCCGCTGGGCGTGAAGGTCAATCTGCTGAATGCCGAAGTCGCCGTGCATTACGAGGACATGCGTCAGGGCAAGTTCGATGCTGGCCGCGCCGGCTGGATCGGTGACTACAACGACGCCCAGAACTTCCTCAACCTGCTGGAAACCGGCGTGCCCAACAACTACGGTGCCTATTCCAACAAGGCGCTGGATGCCGACATGAGCAAGGCGGCCAATACGCTGGACATGGACGCACGTGAAAGCTTGATGCAGGACGCCGAGCGCAAGGCACTGGACGACTATGCCGTACTGCCGATTCACTACTACGTGTCGCGCAACCTGGTGAACCCCAAGCTTCAGGGATGGCAGGACAATATCGAGGATACCCACCGCTCGCGCTGGATTTCATTCTCCGAATAA
- a CDS encoding GNAT family N-acetyltransferase has protein sequence MSKVSGGLRELAHDDATLTALLVIDAGQPHGLSKCQLVGVLSDTTRCVLGWYLPAMNRQPERLAGFVVVARGPFEAEIEAITVHAELRGQGIGQLLLQGALARAGDWHRERGLERLLLEVRAGNLPARALYARAGFCEDGIRKRYYPAADGAREDAVLMSCPLG, from the coding sequence ATGAGTAAGGTGTCGGGGGGGCTACGCGAGCTGGCGCACGATGATGCCACTCTGACTGCTCTGCTCGTCATTGATGCGGGTCAGCCACACGGTCTGAGCAAGTGCCAGCTGGTGGGGGTGCTTAGCGATACCACTCGATGTGTACTGGGGTGGTACCTACCGGCGATGAATCGGCAGCCTGAACGCCTGGCGGGTTTCGTGGTGGTGGCGCGTGGCCCTTTCGAGGCAGAAATCGAGGCGATCACCGTCCACGCTGAGTTGCGCGGGCAGGGCATCGGACAGTTGCTGCTGCAAGGGGCACTTGCGCGTGCGGGTGATTGGCATCGAGAGAGAGGGCTTGAGCGATTGTTGCTGGAAGTACGCGCGGGGAATCTTCCGGCGCGGGCGCTCTATGCTCGCGCCGGATTCTGTGAAGACGGTATTCGCAAACGCTATTACCCTGCCGCTGACGGGGCGCGTGAAGATGCCGTGCTGATGTCCTGTCCGCTCGGCTGA